The sequence below is a genomic window from Acidobacteriota bacterium.
GAGAGGGATTTCAGACGATCGTAGAAGTCGAGCATTATCTCGGCAAGCGGCAGTTCGTAAGTGAGCAGCACCCGCTTTGGAGTCAGATACTCGAAGCCAAGTTGAGTGCCCCGCTTCTCCTCGAGCAGCGCGAACAGCGGGCCGACGTAGTCGTCGTTGCTCATTATCATCGCGCGAATGATCGGCTCTTCGATCATCTCGATCCTGCCGGGGTCGGGAAGCTTCGCAGGACTGTCGATCTCCGTCACTTCGCCGGAGGTCGTGGTCACTCGATAACGCACGGTCGGAGCGGTGGTGATCAGCTCGAGATCGAACTCACGCTCCAGCCGCTCTTGAACTATCTCCATGTGCAGCAGCCCAAGGAACCCGCAGCGATATCCAAACCCGAGGGCGGCGGATGCTTCGGGCTCGTAGAAGAATGACGAGTCGTTCAAGCGCAGTTTGTCCAACGCATCGCGCAGTTCTTCGTACTTGTTCGACTCGATCGGGTAAAGGCCGGCGAAGACCATCGGCTTGATACGCTTGAAGCCGGGAAAGGGGGTTAGGGTTTGACGGGCGGCTTCGGTCACTGTGTCGCCGATCTCTACGTCGCTCACGGTCTTGATCTGAGCGGTGAAGAATCCCACTTCTCCGGCGCCCAGCTCATCGATCTCGCGCGGCTTCGGGGTGAGCACTCCGAGCGCGTCCACCTCGTATTCTTTCTCTGCGTCCATCAAGCGGACTCGCATGCCCGGCCGGATGACTCCGTCGATCACTCGCATCAGAACGACCACTCCGCGATAACTGTCAAACCACGAATCGAAGATCAATGCTTTGAGCGGCTCTGCCTTGTCACCGGCGGGAGGCGGGACCTCGCGCACGACAGCTTCGAGAACTTCGTCGATTCCGGTTCCCATCTTGGCTGAGATCATCAAAGCGTTTGCGGTATCGAGTCCAATCGTCTGCTCGATCTCTTCGCGAACGCGTTCGGGCTCGGCGCCCGGCAGATCGATCTTGTTTATCACCGGAATCAAATGCAGGTTGTGATCGAGCGCCAGATAGGTGTTCGCAAGCGTCTGAGCTTCGACTCCCTGCGACGCATCGACGACGAGCAACGCACCTTCACATGCCGATAGGGAGCGCGATACTTCGTATGAAAAATCAACGTGGCCCGGCGTGTCTATCAAGTTGAGCACGTACTGCTGGCCGTCGCGCGCCGTGTAGTCGAGCCTTACCGCGTGCGCTTTGATGGTGATGCCGCGCTCGCGTTCGAGATCCATCGCGTCAAGCACTTGCTCGGACATCTCGCGCTGAGAGAGCGCTCCGGTGACTTCAAGCAGACGGTCGGCAAGGGTGCTCTTACCGTGATCGATGTGAGCGATGATCGAGAAATTTCGGATATGTTGGAGATCAACCATAAGAATTCAGTGAATGGAGTTTAGGAAAGGAAGTATAGCAGCAGTGAGCCGAATGTGCCGACTCAGTACGAATGAAGTAATGTTGGCGAACATCCAGTGAGTGGTATACTCGTCACTATGAGCGCAGAGAAACCTTACGTAACAAGCGTTGAGCTGATCTTCCGCGAGAGTGACGGGCAGATGATAAACGCGCCCCTTTTCTTCGAAGCCAACGCGCCGATTCCTCTGGCTGGAGAAGAAGTCATTTTCTACGGGGATCGTTTCAAGGTCTTGAGTCGTCAATTCTC
It includes:
- the lepA gene encoding translation elongation factor 4 → MVDLQHIRNFSIIAHIDHGKSTLADRLLEVTGALSQREMSEQVLDAMDLERERGITIKAHAVRLDYTARDGQQYVLNLIDTPGHVDFSYEVSRSLSACEGALLVVDASQGVEAQTLANTYLALDHNLHLIPVINKIDLPGAEPERVREEIEQTIGLDTANALMISAKMGTGIDEVLEAVVREVPPPAGDKAEPLKALIFDSWFDSYRGVVVLMRVIDGVIRPGMRVRLMDAEKEYEVDALGVLTPKPREIDELGAGEVGFFTAQIKTVSDVEIGDTVTEAARQTLTPFPGFKRIKPMVFAGLYPIESNKYEELRDALDKLRLNDSSFFYEPEASAALGFGYRCGFLGLLHMEIVQERLEREFDLELITTAPTVRYRVTTTSGEVTEIDSPAKLPDPGRIEMIEEPIIRAMIMSNDDYVGPLFALLEEKRGTQLGFEYLTPKRVLLTYELPLAEIMLDFYDRLKSLSRGYASFDYELTGYRKGDLVKLDMLVAEEPVDALSLIVHREFAYARGRSLVEKMRKLIPRQLFEVPIQAAIGSKVIARETVKALGKNVIAKCYGGDITRKRKLLEKQKEGKKRMKRVGKVEIPQEAFLAVLKVDD